ACATTCCCGGAAATGAGAACACTATAGTTGGTCTACGAACTCTTCCTCACTAGAATTCAACAgtcacttctccaccttcacctaaCGGAAACCTTCCTACCAACTATGAGCATGTATTTCATGTCCTAGATACACCTGAGAAAGTTAATTACATGTGAACAAAATGTGGTGAACAGTTCGCAGATCACAGGTACATATGAAACGTCGGTTACCTAGGTAAAATATCTtccgtacatgaatggtatacaataccgacaagttgaaaattaaACAAAtgtccaacatctgggtatctttattataggcgtttcgccatccagtggctttatcaatacaaattcaatgacataactggaagataagaactatatacaaaaaatgaggtaatcaagttaatctccagggtttattacctggacctcagcaatgaggtaatcagtccctcagccttggaattggAGCTCTTCACACAAATTCTAaaaccgagggactgattacctcatcttttgtatatagttcttatcTTCCAGTTATGTCACTGAATCTGTAGTGATAAacccaatggatggcgaaacgtcttcaataaagatacccagatgttgaacatgtgtctaattttcttcAGAATATCTTCTGTTTTCTTGAACCTTTTTACCACTACCAAGATTCTTGTTCTCATCCTCAATACCTAGCACTTCATCACATCACTTTAGGatatcaacagtactgtacaacTAGTCTCTCCCAGAAACCAACTCCTAACTGTTACGTAGTTATTTTTCAATATTTATTTAGGTTTAATTTTTTTACTCATAACTCCCTTCACTCAGCACGGTATTATCGTATAAATTTTGTATTCtctatatatttaaatatttactAATTTGTTTTCTGATCAGGCTGGTGTTTACCAGTAATTGTATTCTCTATATATACATAACATTTCTCTTGAGATtcctattattattgtttatctaTAAGTAAAGTGGTCTGTGTCACACTCACATTATAATAGTTCACTGTCACTATGCTTTTCTGAATCCTAACAGACTTAGAATTTCGAAAGAGATTGTCATCACCTAAAGTAAACTAAAGATGCCTACAACCTGCTGGACAAACAACGGTGCCATGAGTGTGTGATCTGCTGTAAGTGATGTCATTTAAAACTAATTAAAGGTTTTCATTAAGAGTGGAGAGTGAATTCATTAAATAATTGTTCAGacttaaaaattaaatatttcaTATCTACTTTACTTACTGTGTAAAATAATTACCTCTACAAAAGGTCATCCCAAGTTCTTAACACACATTAATATGTTTATGTTTAGGCTATAATATAAAATAAAGGCATCGTTTCTGTACTTTCTCCCCGATCATTTATTctgttgaattattattattattataatcaaaaagaagcgctaagccacaaggactatacagcgctgcatatTCTGTTGAAGATTATCACTGAACTAATGTTTTCTTTTTTACACTAAGGCAGAGTGGAAGACAGCTGAGGATCAAGTTGAATATTCAATTTGCAAAACTTAAAAACGAATGCAAGATGCGTACTCAGTAATTATTTTTTGTTTACCGCACCGGCCGTGTTCCGCCAAGGCAGTTAGTAATGTATCCgtggagaaggggttattagccccttgctcccagcattttaatcgcctcttaccaTAAACATGGCTTACAGTGGAACGATTCTTCTCCAAGGGAGGTTCATGGGGACTAATTAAAAAGACAATTGACAAAGGAGTAACTCACCTTTTCTCTGAGGAGTTCCCTGATCTTGCCGGCCTGATCCCGGAACCTCTGCAGGGAGAGCTCTAGCTCTAGGCATCTTTCTTGCCAGTTGACCACTTCGTCCCCGCCCCATACCATGGGTCCGGGACCCAGACCATCGTCGTCGTCAGTAAGGAGGTCTGCCACACCATCCACCTCCCCTGCCAACTCCGACAGGACGGAGGGCAGGGAGGAGCGGTGACCTGAGGAAGCGAGGGAGTCAGTCATAGTGGAGAGTTGGGAGTATCTTGCTGACACATTGTGAGAGTTGAGACACGAGCCAGGGGAGCCCGGGGTAGGTGTCACGTCGCCGTTGTTGCCAACGCCGTATGAATCCTCGTCATCTTCGTCATCCAGGCGACCTGAACTAAAGCGGCCAGAGCCGCCACTGAGGGTGGAGAGGCGAGCCATGTCGAGGGCCACCTCGGCCGAGAACCTGGGGTCTAAGTGGCAGCCAGAACCCAGGGTGGAATAGAGGGAAGGCTGACGACCACCCGGAAAATGCGGATTTGCTCCCTGGGGCGTCGGATCCCCAGGAGTTCCTGGGGAAGGTGGGCAGTAGGACGCACGAGGAGCTGGCTCTGGTGGAGGGTCATGACCCGGGTCATCTTCCTCGCCAAACTCATTAGGAGTTACCGCAGCCTCTTCCGTCCACGCGTCGACGTTGAACAGCTGCGACAGTCGCCTTTCCGAGAAAAAGAACCTCGAATCTGAGAGTCTATGGGCTGCAAGGGTCATTTCGTGGGTGTAAGGATTGGACTGAATGACATGCGAGTAAGGGCGCGGGTAACCCCCTCCCTGGTTAGTGGGATCGTCGCCTTCTGCCATAGTGGATGTCCTGCGTACGCTCTGTAACTTCTTGCAAGAGATGTTTACCCGAAAAAAGTAAAGTGGTTTTCTTACTCAGTGCACTTCCACGTCCATTCCATCACATATAACAACACAGCACAACCAGAGCCTCTcttgcaccacacactgtatttTGGTCGGTTCCTCACTAGTATTCAGCAGTGCGCCTCAACCCCCGCACTCTCACACTTGGCACAGAGGGAGATGGCTCACTCCTGTAGTCGCAGGCAGAGCCTTTGTAGTGGAGCTCACGCCCCTAGCTAGCTCCACACGCCCCACGAGCGGCCTGTGGAGCCCAGATCGacctgcctccaccacgtctCCGCCACCTGCAAGAGAGAAACAAAAACAAATTGTAACTCGATAATAATACTTGTCATAGACTTAACACGCTATGAGTCAACAAGCACAATAATCCCTTTGAAAATACAGACACTCTGAAAATACGATGCCAGATATGGGAAATGCGTAAGGAATGAGCaagagtgaagggaagacaaggCCACTGCAAAtcctattaaaattattattataataaaaaagaagcgctaaactacaagggctatacagcctcaggcaatctccctgtttcgatagatgtattgaatactgttgttaggggtacacacagcgcctctgctccctctctcaggacccatggggagatgttatccctcccactgcctttgaggtatctagctcactcagaagcctcttcacttcttccttggttgtgtgtactgtgtccagcacctggtggtgtaccccgactctccgtctttctggagccccttctgtctcctctgtgaacacttctttgaatctcttgagttcctcacatacttcacggtcatttcttgttgtctctcctccttccttccttagcctaattacttggtccttgactgttgttttcctcctgatgtggctgtataacagcttcgggtcagatttggcttttgccgctatgtcgttttcatattgtcgttgggcctcccttcttatctgtgcatattcatttctggctctacgactgctctccttattctcctgggtcttttgccttctatatttcttccattccctagcacacttggtttttgcctccctgcatctttgggtgaatcatgggctcatcctggctttttcattattcctgttacccttgggtacaaacctctcctcagcctccttgcacattgttgttacatattccattatctcattaactggtttccctgccagttctctgtcccactgaacctcgttcacgaagttcctcattcccgtgtagtcccctttcttgtagtttggcttcattcaccctggccttcctgcttcctcctccacttgtagctctactgtgtattcgaagcttaaaaccccaaggggtctttcatatgtgatgtcctcaatatctgaattactcaaggtgaatactaggtccagtcttgctggtttatcctctcctctctctctcgtagtgtcccttacgtgttggtacatgaagttttccagtacaacctccatcatcttagccctccatgtatcttggcccccatgtggctccaagttctcccaatcaatttccttgtggttaaagtcacccatgatcaggagctttgccctgcatgcttGAGCCCTTCtgaccactgcagccagtgtgtcaaccaacgCTCTactgctctcatcacactcttgccttggcctcctgctgttctgtggtgggttatacatcactgcaattaccactttgggatctccagactgaagcgttcccgctatgtaatcgcttgcttctccgctgtctcctctctcctctctcgtcaaaattccatcggtttttgagcagcagtgccactcctccaccccctgttccctctgtctttcctcaggaactGGTATCccgtgtaggtaggtaggtaggtaggtaggtaggtgtgtgtgtacactcacctagttgaggttgcaggggtcgagtcaagctcctggccccacctcttcactggtcgctactaggtcactccccctgaaccgtgagctttatcatacctctgcttaaagc
This genomic window from Cherax quadricarinatus isolate ZL_2023a chromosome 9, ASM3850222v1, whole genome shotgun sequence contains:
- the LOC128685997 gene encoding uncharacterized protein, whose translation is MAEGDDPTNQGGGYPRPYSHVIQSNPYTHEMTLAAHRLSDSRFFFSERRLSQLFNVDAWTEEAAVTPNEFGEEDDPGHDPPPEPAPRASYCPPSPGTPGDPTPQGANPHFPGGRQPSLYSTLGSGCHLDPRFSAEVALDMARLSTLSGGSGRFSSGRLDDEDDEDSYGVGNNGDVTPTPGSPGSCLNSHNVSARYSQLSTMTDSLASSGHRSSLPSVLSELAGEVDGVADLLTDDDDGLGPGPMVWGGDEVVNWQERCLELELSLQRFRDQAGKIRELLREKVSYSFVNCLFN